From Dreissena polymorpha isolate Duluth1 chromosome 15, UMN_Dpol_1.0, whole genome shotgun sequence, a single genomic window includes:
- the LOC127861242 gene encoding uncharacterized protein LOC127861242, with amino-acid sequence MSNYPGYPPSFSSWNSFTPSNQNSFPAGNLYLPRSYLPAVVRSSLLDPLSAIPLGFHSHPTSRYLPQNSDIPALGLEPLYGFGPYEPRNLLHSPNFHLSQNPSPLTFDQIYLSGASSVSPVSNHRSQLDERSFATRLNIPGHISEPLRPEFPWQKKSNFKDGKHCHTDIGKQDFRIWKPFERSVSEVNEEYKELSRPKAKGSFTIDSLTGKNKTFESSEQTATKVDANGNFEKHSVETSKSVSEKPAYPIRPIPVLSSGCSFTGKEIKHSLPKNYLFSKENSFLVQDQSLKSSTILTNVLRTDTIYPQINEVNKPSAKAYLKIEQENPVVTNTFCDNPTTNNDCAVNADDEAHSIAVAKSDVENINNQSNTVSEAVKNCLPSLKIEIPSSGKKVLKTPELISPTNSFSPTKGKHNKKDELQLLSNQVNEVRSRRLSKEFKEVLSPTLLSPKVKESGTVAQSNVSEQQSEQTVSEDARVQYSSENKKDRIHSVQR; translated from the coding sequence ATGTCCAATTATCCCGGCTACCCACCATCATTTAGCTCATGGAACTCGTTCACGCCTTCTAACCAGAACTCCTTCCCAGCGGGAAATTTGTACCTTCCTAGAAGTTATTTACCAGCAGTTGTTCGATCTTCTCTGCTCGATCCACTGTCAGCCATTCCACTGGGATTCCATTCTCATCCAACGTCAAGGTATCTTCCGCAGAATTCAGACATACCAGCACTTGGTCTTGAGCCACTTTATGGATTTGGACCCTATGAACCCAGAAATCTTCTTCATAGTCCCAATTTTCATCTTTCTCAAAATCCATCACCATTGACATTTGACCAGATCTATCTATCTGGAGCCAGTTCCGTTTCGCCGGTTTCCAATCATAGAAGCCAGTTAGATGAGCGTTCTTTTGCTACAAGGTTAAATATACCTGGACATATAAGTGAGCCCTTGAGACCTGAGTTTCCGTGGCAAAAGAAGTCGAATTTTAAAGACGGAAAACATTGCCATACTGACATTGGAAAACAGGACTTCAGAATTTGGAAGCCCTTTGAAAGATCTGTCAGTGAGGTAAATGAAGAATATAAAGAGCTTTCCAGACCAAAGGCAAAGGGGTCCTTTACCATAGACTCTTTAACtggaaaaaataaaacttttgaAAGCAGTGAGCAAACAGCAACAAAAGTCGATGCAAATGGAAATTTTGAAAAGCATTCTGTGGAAACCTCAAAATCAGTTTCAGAAAAACCTGCATATCCAATAAGACCAATCCCAGTGCTCAGTTCAGGGTGCTCATTTACTGGGAAAGAAATTAAGCACAGTTTGCCTAAAAATTATCTTTTCTCAAAGGAAAATTCCTTTTTAGTACAAGATCAAAGTTTAAAGTCTAGTACAATTTTGACAAATGTTTTAAGAACTGACACAATATACCCACAGATAAATGAAGTAAATAAGCCTTCAGCAAAAGCCTATCTAAAAATTGAGCAGGAAAATCCAGTTGTTACAAACACTTTCTGTGATAACCCAACAACAAATAATGATTGCGCTGTTAATGCTGATGATGAAGCCCATTCAATAGCTGTAGCTAAATCTGatgttgaaaatataaataatcaaagtaaTACAGTTTCAGAAGCAGTTAAAAATTGCCTGCCAAGTTTGAAAATTGAAATACCTTCAAGtggtaagaaagttttgaaaacTCCAGAACTTATTTCACCAACAAACTCATTTTCACCAACGAAAGGAAAGCATAATAAAAAAGATGAACTCCAATTACTGAGCAATCAAGTGAATGAAGTTAGAAGCAGACGATTAAGCAAAGAGTTTAAAGAAGTTCTATCACCAACTCTTTTATCTCCCAAGGTGAAGGAAAGTGGAACTGTCGCTCAATCGAACGTAAGTGAACAGCAAAGTGAGCAAACAGTTTCAGAGGACGCAAGAGTGCAATATTCATCagagaacaaaaaggacagaatTCACAGTGTTCAAAGGTGA
- the LOC127861241 gene encoding uncharacterized protein LOC127861241 produces MSSTDGSISVLKNMEDSLGASVSSSHLSESDSDTQMSNADSASKMFPESHQSHNTQAGFSHEHNMTGNHGYMSQYGMNHDNHFYKDSASQLCQSQTDNQKQYQCVPGPPFSEKHEPLPPYHCYGANQSPSILPREPSYHTQEENSNFPPTTVDPLINYDENSVMSDSSQLPSVARCDSEPNLLASLGTSMVTCKNGAMQPMASMPHQDQCGIADEGQWDFLHSKQYIENIYGSQISCASVKSESDELRESDSPKTFIDLDKTTKEKKAQEHCKDNMRDGSKPYGKGIMRQGSPLVHRSSNQGNSYGNQMFDNYNHMAGNRWGNFNRASDGNMGGQPMRPGDPNYQNQSYDQYRGNFPPNYPNMGPNQNGNEKSFNQSSYHGNEYNQSDYYNPSHSKNLPGNHGSYGNQRFENGFYPNRGGSEFNTQGNMFPPSPVEQQGSRYPSQGYNGGQGNYSQHYSQQSGHCPPDSLNQYGEMPNYIPRNASPASTGSDFGSMDAPGVVPKKKRGRKRKVDKEPPDENKPRPNTVVMASTKLGPLIDIDNPEATIDTYDFDNQIETIFNFTIEDDLSPIGAQFLQIEQRLVQKMLPIKYGYPVTVIYSPLTYAFQTHRDFVSKYCTTERTLLFLGMNPGPYGASQNGVPFGEAVVTREWLKIVGDVYKPEVEHPKKPVTGLACNRNEVSGARFWGLFQTVCKVPENFFKNAFVYNFCPLAYMSESGKNVTPPQLVHSELDQINECCDVALVELVKLMNVRTIVAVGKFVQQRASKAIHNAGVGNVKVECILHPSPINPHANKGWEQIVAKQLVEMNVMHYLNPDSDEVQRCIEEWERIALSNVKLPPVDKSDY; encoded by the exons ATGTCTTCAACAGATGGTTCCATAAGTGTATTGAAAAACATGGAGGACTCGCTGGGTGCTTCCGTCTCGAGCTCACACCTCTCAGAATCTGACTCGGATACTCAAATGTCTAATGCAGACAGTGCTAGTAAAATGTTCCCCGAATCTCATCAGTCTCATAATACTCAAGCAGGGTTTTCACACGAGCATAATATGACTGGAAACCATGGCTACATGTCTCAGTATGGAATGAACCATGACAATCACTTTTACAAGGACAGTGCTTCTCAGTTGTGCCAAAGTCAAACCGATAATCAAAAACAGTACCAGTGTGTTCCTGGACCTCCGTTTAGTGAAAAACACGAACCATTGCCCCCATATCACTGCTATGGGGCCAACCAGAGCCCTAGTATTCTTCCCCGTGAACCGAGCTACCATACTCAagaagaaaattctaattttccTCCAACAACAGTTGATCCATTGATTAACTATGATGAAAACTCTGTTATGTCAGACTCTAGTCAGTTGCCCTCTGTAGCAAGGTGTGATTCTGAACCCAATCTGCTAGCATCTCTAGGCACTAGTATGGTCACCTGTAAGAATGGTGCAATGCAGCCCATGGCGTCCATGCCTCACCAGGACCAATGTGGTATTGCAGACGAGGGTCAGTGGGATTTTCTGCACTCTAAACAATACATCGAGAACATTTATGGGAGCCAAATTAGCTGTGCATCGGTTAAGAGTGAATCAGATGAACTTCGCGAGTCAGATTCACCCAAGACTTTTATTGACCTGGATAAGACAACAAAGGAGAAGAAGGCGCAGGAACATTGCAAGGATAATATGCGAGACGGATCGAAACCATATGGGAAAGGTATTATGCGTCAGGGCAGTCCTTTAGTGCATAGAAGTAGTAACCAGGGAAATAGTTACGGGAACCAAATGTTTGACAACTATAACCATATGGCTGGAAACCGGTGGGGGAATTTTAATCGAGCAAGTGATGGGAACATGGGGGGCCAACCAATGAGGCCAGGGGACCCAAACTATCAGAACCAGTCGTACGATCAGTACAGGGGTAATTTTCCGCCAAACTACCCAAATATGGGTCCAAACCAAAATGGAAATGAGAAATCCTTTAATCAATCGAGTTACCATGGCAATGAGTATAATCAAAGTGACTATTACAATCCAAGCCATTCAAAGAATTTACCAGGAAACCACGGTAGCTATGGAAACCAAAGATTTGAAAATGGGTTTTATCCAAATAGAGGTGGCAGTGAATTCAATACTCAAGGGAACATGTTTCCTCCTTCACCAGTGGAACAGCAAGGTTCAAGATATCCTAGTCAGGGTTATAATGGAGGTCAGGGAAATTACAGCCAGCATTATTCACAACAGTCAGGACACTGTCCACCAGATAGCCTGAACCAGTATGGGGAGATGCCAAACTACATCCCTAGAAACGCTAGTCCGGCAAGCACCGGTTCAGACTTTGGTAGCATGGACGCTCCAGGGGTGGTCCCAAAGAAAAAGCGAGGCCGTAAGCGAAAGGTTGACAAAGAGCCTCCAGATGAAAACAAGCCTAGACCAAATACTGTTGTCATGGCCTCAACAAAGCTCGGTCCCTTGATTGATATCGATAACCCAGAGGCCACCATCGATACCTATGACTTTGACAATCAGATCGAGACCATATTTAACTTCACCATTGAGGATGACCTGTCCCCTATAGGTGCCCAGTTTCTGCAGATAGAACAGCGACTGGTTCAAAAGATGTTGCCAATCAAATACGGGTACCCTGTGACTGTCATCTATAGTCCTCTCACGTACGCTTTCCAGACGCATAGAGACTTTGTATCAAAGTACTGCACTACTGAAAGGACCCTTCTCTTTCTTGGAATGAACCCTGGACCTTATGGCGCGTCACAGAATGGG GTTCCATTTGGAGAAGCAGTGGTCACCAGAGAGTGGTTGAAAATCGTGGGGGACGTATACAAACCAGAGGTAGAGCATCCAAAGAAGCCTGTGACGGGTCTGGCATGTAATCGAAATGAG GTAAGCGGAGCACGGTTCTGGGGCTTGTTTCAAACAGTGTGCAAAGTCCCAGAAAACTTCTTTAAGAACGCTTTTGTGTACAATTTCTGCCCTCTGGCCTACATGTCAGAGTCAGGCAAGAACGTTACACCGCCACAGCTGGTACACTCCGAGCTCGATCAGATCAACGAGTGCTGTGATGTGGCGCTAGTTGAACTCGTGAAGTTAATGAATGTCCGCACCATCGTGGCCGTGGGTAAGTTTGTCCAACAGCGCGCGTCCAAGGCCATCCACAATGCTGGGGTTGGGAATGTGAAGGTCGAGTGCATTCTCCATCCAAGTCCCATCAATCCGCATGCAAACAAAGGATGGGAGCAGATAGTTGCTAAGCAACTAGTGGAGATGAATGTGATGCATTACTTGAACCCAGATTCAGATGAGGTGCAGAGATGTATAGAGGAATGGGAGAGAATAGCACTGAGCAATGTAAAACTGCCGCCAGTGGACAAATCAGATTACTAG
- the LOC127860733 gene encoding charged multivesicular body protein 5-like, translating to MNRLFGRSKPKEPAPNLTDCVANIDSRGESIDKKIARLDAELKKYKDQMAKMRNGPSKNMVKQKAMRVLKQKKMYEQQRENLSNQSFNMEQQNFAIQQIKDTKSTVDAMKVGVKEFKKAYKQVNIDQIENLQDELEDLTEQSSEIQEIMGRSYGMPEIDDDELEAELDALGDEIGLDEDTSYLDDAVSTPSVPTSEPGRESHRDSVPVDEFGLPQIPAK from the exons atgaatcGCTTGTTTGGTCGCTCAAAGCCAAAGGAGCCTGCGCCAAATTTGACCGATTGTGTTGCCAAT aTTGATTCAAGGGGCGAGTCGATAGATAAAAAGATAGCCAGACTTGATGCAGAGCTGAAAAAATACAAAGACCAGATGGCTAAAATGCGAAATGGACCATCTAAG AATATGGTAAAGCAGAAAGCAATGAGAGTGCTGAAGCAGAAAAAGAT GTATGAACAGCAGCGTGAAAATCTCTCCAACCAGTCTTTCAATATGGAACAACAAAACTTCGCGATACAGCAGATCAAAGACACAAAATCAACT GTTGATGCCATGAAAGTAGGAGTGAAAGAATTTAAGAAGGCATACAAGCAAGTAAACATTGATCAAATAGAG AATCTTCAAGACGAGTTGGAGGATCTGACGGAGCAGTCCAGCGAGATCCAGGAAATCATGGGGCGGAGTTATGGCATGCCAGAGATTGACGACGACGAGTTGGAGGCGGAGTTAGACGCCCTTGGTGACGAGATTGGCCTCGATGAGGACACTTCATACCTCGATGACGCAGTGTCCACGCCCTCTGTACCCACTAGTGAGCCTGGCAGGGAAAGTCATAGG GACAGTGTGCCAGTGGATGAGTTTGGATTGCCTCAGATTCCAGCCAAGTAG